From the Cupriavidus necator N-1 genome, one window contains:
- a CDS encoding response regulator transcription factor has translation MRIASVEDDPDQAELIRQILSEAGFECESFANGADLLRALRERAYDLLLVDWQLPGTSGYELVSWVRQKSGNMPPILFVTSRTAESDIVDGLTVGADDYMLKPIRAGELIARVRSLLRRAYPEAAQEVELIRRGNYTVDTHARTITVGGEPALLSPREYELALFLFRNTGRLLAREVMEQAVWGRAMGAGSRTLDTHISRLRLKLALRPENGVRLTSVYSHGYRFEEASAADAEADEAGADA, from the coding sequence ATGCGTATTGCCTCCGTGGAGGATGATCCGGATCAGGCCGAACTGATCCGGCAGATATTGAGCGAAGCCGGCTTCGAGTGCGAGTCCTTCGCCAACGGTGCGGACTTGCTGCGCGCGCTGCGCGAGCGCGCCTATGACCTGTTGCTGGTCGACTGGCAGCTGCCGGGCACCAGCGGCTATGAGCTGGTCAGCTGGGTGCGGCAGAAGTCCGGCAATATGCCGCCGATCCTGTTCGTCACCAGCCGCACCGCTGAATCCGATATCGTCGACGGCCTGACGGTGGGCGCCGACGACTACATGCTCAAGCCTATCCGCGCCGGCGAGCTGATCGCCCGCGTGCGCTCGCTGCTGCGCCGCGCCTACCCCGAGGCCGCGCAGGAAGTGGAGCTGATCCGGCGCGGCAACTACACCGTCGATACCCACGCGCGCACCATCACCGTCGGCGGCGAGCCGGCGCTGCTGTCGCCGCGCGAATATGAGCTGGCCCTGTTCCTGTTCCGCAATACCGGGCGCCTGCTGGCGCGCGAGGTGATGGAGCAGGCCGTCTGGGGCCGCGCCATGGGGGCGGGCTCGCGCACGCTGGATACGCATATCTCGCGGCTGCGCCTGAAGCTGGCGCTGCGCCCCGAGAACGGCGTGCGGCTGACCTCCGTGTATTCGCACGGCTATCGCTTTGAAGAGGCTTCCGCGGCTGACGCGGAAGCGGATGAGGCCGGGGCGGATGCGTAA
- a CDS encoding FecR domain-containing protein — translation MRKVMGGVALALLAGVAVPAHAGPAGAEGADFIYLVEPGDTLIGLASRYMASEQGWRTLQRLNGVADPYRLVPGSRLRIPLSQIPEQAASARVVYVAGEVRANGRPVQAGMTLDEAARIETPAGGSVTLELPDRSRVTVPPTTRLSVSRLRTFARSGLTDTVIRIDKGTADTRVAPTGGGVGRFELHTPMMVTGVRGTRYRVSADTAGSRSEVLEGRVGVSAARGARARPAAERAMTAAASVGAGYGIGVSAGGKLSQPVALLPAPALLPPADTVLGPSFEAAWQPVPGATAYRVLVARDAALSELAWTGIVSGAKATTARVDGLPEGTLYLSVSAIDKHQLTGHGAQAPVAVRLNPPAPFTRQPAADAVRYADAVAFEWATVPSAARYELALAADPAFTRDAVVQAASGPAAAQALVPGRWWWRVRSVDAASRPGPWSDAVPFSVEPKPPVPTLQDDGGALHIGWPEGSGAGAGYRVQVSADAGFATLLADEHTTTNTIDLPRPAPGVYFIRVARAAPGVTPDPAAFSAPQRIEVSAFLRDSQGGAIGSGDRPDGGGRVRLN, via the coding sequence ATGCGTAAGGTGATGGGTGGTGTCGCGCTGGCCCTGCTGGCCGGCGTGGCGGTTCCGGCGCACGCCGGGCCCGCGGGCGCGGAAGGCGCCGATTTTATCTACCTGGTGGAGCCGGGCGATACGCTGATCGGCCTGGCCTCGCGCTACATGGCGTCCGAGCAGGGGTGGCGCACGCTGCAGCGCCTGAACGGCGTGGCCGATCCGTACCGGCTGGTGCCCGGCTCGCGCCTGCGCATCCCGCTCAGCCAGATTCCCGAACAGGCCGCCTCGGCGCGCGTGGTCTATGTGGCCGGCGAGGTCCGCGCCAATGGCCGGCCGGTGCAGGCCGGCATGACGCTGGACGAAGCCGCGCGCATCGAGACCCCCGCGGGCGGCTCGGTCACGCTGGAGCTGCCGGACCGCAGCCGCGTCACGGTGCCGCCGACCACCAGGCTCTCGGTCAGCCGGCTGCGCACGTTCGCGCGCAGCGGCCTGACCGACACCGTGATCCGCATCGACAAGGGCACCGCCGATACGCGCGTGGCGCCCACGGGCGGCGGCGTCGGCCGCTTCGAGCTGCATACGCCGATGATGGTGACCGGCGTGCGCGGCACCCGCTACCGGGTCTCGGCCGACACCGCGGGAAGCCGCAGCGAGGTGCTGGAAGGGCGCGTCGGCGTCAGCGCGGCGCGGGGCGCCCGCGCCCGGCCGGCAGCGGAGCGCGCCATGACCGCGGCGGCTTCGGTCGGTGCCGGCTATGGCATCGGCGTGTCGGCCGGCGGCAAGCTGTCGCAGCCGGTGGCGCTGCTGCCGGCGCCGGCCCTGCTGCCCCCGGCCGATACCGTGCTGGGCCCGTCCTTCGAGGCCGCCTGGCAGCCGGTGCCGGGCGCCACCGCCTACCGCGTGCTGGTGGCGCGCGATGCGGCGCTGAGCGAACTGGCCTGGACCGGCATCGTCAGTGGCGCCAAGGCCACGACCGCCCGTGTAGACGGGCTGCCCGAGGGCACGCTGTACCTGAGCGTCAGCGCCATCGACAAGCACCAGCTGACCGGGCACGGCGCGCAGGCGCCGGTGGCGGTGCGGCTGAACCCGCCGGCGCCGTTCACGCGGCAGCCTGCCGCGGATGCGGTGCGCTATGCCGACGCCGTCGCCTTCGAATGGGCCACCGTGCCGAGTGCTGCGCGCTACGAACTGGCGCTGGCCGCCGATCCCGCCTTTACGCGCGATGCCGTGGTGCAGGCGGCCTCCGGGCCCGCCGCCGCGCAAGCGCTGGTGCCGGGCCGCTGGTGGTGGCGCGTGCGCAGCGTCGATGCGGCGAGCCGGCCGGGCCCGTGGTCGGATGCGGTCCCGTTCAGCGTCGAGCCCAAGCCGCCCGTGCCGACCCTGCAGGACGACGGCGGCGCGCTGCATATCGGCTGGCCCGAGGGCAGTGGTGCCGGCGCGGGCTACCGGGTTCAGGTGTCGGCCGATGCCGGCTTTGCCACGCTGCTGGCCGACGAGCACACCACCACCAACACCATTGACCTGCCGCGCCCCGCGCCCGGCGTCTATTTCATCCGCGTGGCACGTGCGGCGCCGGGGGTGACGCCTGACCCGGCGGCGTTCTCCGCGCCGCAGCGCATCGAGGTCTCTGCCTTCCTGCGCGACTCGCAGGGCGGCGCGATCGGGTCGGGCGACCGGCCGGACGGTGGTGGCCGCGTCCGGCTCAACTGA
- a CDS encoding heavy metal sensor histidine kinase, with product MKGRMSLTARLTILFSLSSAAVLLGLGVLIWLAIDNHFADEDYAVLGDNVRLIQKIAAKGPAASLPQRLGPVLEHHAGFVAEVRAADGRRLYATQDFDFGIALAAAAQLPAQRHAFTWEQGGQTYRGMRALAQVAPGQPGPLQVVVGMDTALHAHFMHAFRQSLAFYTALAALASGLLGWWAARRGLWPLRTMASRARAVTAHKLDERMPVDAVPVEMADLAATLNAMLERLQRDFARLSEFSSDLAHELRTPITNLMTQTQVVLSQPRDADKYRDVLASNVEELQRLSRMVSDMLYLAKMEHGITLPNAEPIEVADEVAALFDFYDALAEDKGVRMAVRGSGRITGDRLMLRRALSNLLSNALRHTPAGKGIVVEILRSAEGVTVVVENEGDTIRPELLPSLFDRFFRADKSRARPESDGAGLGLAITQAIVAAHGGGIGVESEGGRTRFVLTFRG from the coding sequence ATGAAGGGCCGGATGTCGCTGACGGCACGGCTCACCATCCTGTTCTCGCTGTCGTCGGCCGCGGTGCTGCTGGGGCTGGGCGTGCTGATCTGGCTGGCGATCGACAATCATTTCGCCGACGAGGACTACGCCGTGCTGGGTGACAACGTGCGGCTGATCCAGAAGATCGCGGCCAAAGGCCCGGCAGCGTCGCTGCCGCAGCGCCTGGGCCCGGTGCTGGAACACCATGCCGGCTTCGTCGCCGAAGTGCGCGCCGCCGACGGCAGGCGCCTGTATGCCACGCAGGACTTCGACTTCGGCATCGCACTGGCTGCAGCCGCGCAACTGCCGGCGCAGCGGCATGCCTTCACCTGGGAACAGGGTGGCCAGACCTACCGCGGCATGCGTGCGCTGGCCCAGGTGGCGCCCGGGCAGCCGGGGCCGCTGCAGGTCGTGGTCGGCATGGACACGGCGCTGCATGCCCACTTCATGCACGCCTTCCGCCAGTCGCTGGCCTTCTACACCGCGCTGGCCGCGCTGGCGAGCGGGCTGCTGGGCTGGTGGGCCGCGCGCCGGGGGCTCTGGCCACTGCGCACCATGGCCTCGCGCGCGCGCGCCGTCACCGCGCACAAGCTGGACGAGCGCATGCCGGTCGATGCCGTGCCGGTGGAAATGGCCGACCTCGCCGCGACGCTCAACGCCATGCTGGAACGCCTGCAGCGCGATTTCGCGCGCCTGTCGGAGTTCTCATCGGACCTGGCGCACGAGCTGCGCACGCCGATCACCAACCTGATGACGCAGACCCAGGTGGTGCTCTCGCAGCCGCGCGATGCGGACAAGTACCGCGACGTGCTGGCGTCCAACGTGGAAGAGCTGCAGCGGCTGTCGCGCATGGTGTCGGACATGCTCTACCTGGCGAAGATGGAGCACGGCATCACCCTGCCGAACGCCGAGCCGATCGAGGTCGCTGATGAGGTGGCTGCGCTGTTCGATTTCTACGATGCGTTGGCCGAGGACAAGGGCGTGCGAATGGCCGTGCGCGGCAGTGGCCGCATCACCGGTGACCGGCTGATGCTGCGGCGGGCGTTGAGCAACCTGCTGTCGAATGCGCTGCGGCATACGCCGGCGGGCAAGGGCATTGTGGTGGAGATTTTGCGCTCGGCCGAAGGGGTGACGGTGGTCGTCGAGAACGAAGGCGACACCATCCGGCCGGAATTGCTGCCATCGCTGTTCGACCGGTTCTTCCGTGCCGACAAGTCGCGAGCGCGGCCCGAGTCCGATGGTGCAGGGCTGGGGCTGGCGATTACGCAGGCGATTGTGGCTGCGCATGGCGGGGGAATCGGGGTGGAGTCGGAGGGGGGAAGGACGCGCTTTGTCTTGACGTTCAGGGGATAG
- a CDS encoding CHASE2 domain-containing protein: MVAASGSTDAPGSPPAAPTRAGGRAFGRRTRIEWCLLLAAVLALVVLAARHGWTERADLAAYDIAISAQHHPARDDIVIVGIDDASITAIGRWPWRRAVLAQLVERIAAGRPRVIGVDVILSERDTRYPQDDAVLARSLAQAGNVVLPVVAESGPAGMLVRYPLAGLGAAVGHINMVVDTDGVARQVYLSEGPHPVAAAGVPHLAAVMAAFGHAGEPPGIARQEPARITEANGWERSGRLRIPYAGPPGTFARVSASDVLDGRSNPAIFAGKAVLIGALATGMGDVLPTPVSRDGRGMSGVEILANTVQALADGDAIVAVPRAWQVGGTLLAVLLAALAALRLPPRGALVATGLLLAALLGGSLLLLALARLWFAPAAAALGCVLFYPLWSWLRQEAALRFLTDELARLEREPGLIAAPRHTGATLDSRMRAVYGMSAQLRGTRRFLSDGLESLPDATAICDLDGGVMLANRRCVALAPAVLDGEPARAPGEAGPPRPAIHALIEALFPAPAPALAYWQALHDRHAGARIAPAPVPDGGIEVAGRGDRRYLLHGAPLHAEAGAVAGLIVSVIDITAIRIAERQREQMLRFLSHDMRSPQASILALIELHERRARRDGAATGDVATDSSVLARIAAHARRTMTLADDFISVARAESKTLAFMEVELGGLVLDATDQLWALAKARDVTLQIDLPDDPAVLQGEPTLLARAIANLVSNAIKFSPQGETVTVSLTREPGSFVVAVQDHGPGIAEADQARLFEPFARLHEGQQGAPEGAGLGLVLVRAVAERHGGKASVRSAAGAGAVFRIELPVA, from the coding sequence GTGGTGGCCGCGTCCGGCTCAACTGACGCGCCAGGCTCGCCACCGGCCGCGCCTACGCGGGCAGGCGGGCGGGCTTTCGGGCGGCGCACGCGGATCGAATGGTGCCTGCTGCTTGCGGCCGTGCTGGCGCTGGTGGTGCTGGCCGCGCGCCATGGCTGGACCGAGCGCGCCGACCTGGCCGCCTACGATATCGCCATCAGCGCGCAGCACCATCCGGCCCGCGACGACATCGTCATTGTCGGCATCGATGACGCCAGCATCACCGCCATCGGCCGCTGGCCTTGGCGCCGCGCGGTGCTGGCGCAACTGGTCGAGCGCATCGCCGCCGGCCGGCCGCGCGTGATCGGCGTGGACGTGATCCTGTCCGAGCGCGACACCCGCTATCCGCAAGACGACGCCGTGCTGGCCCGCAGCCTGGCCCAGGCCGGCAACGTGGTGCTGCCGGTGGTGGCCGAATCCGGCCCCGCCGGCATGCTGGTGCGCTACCCGCTGGCCGGGCTGGGCGCCGCGGTGGGCCATATCAACATGGTGGTCGACACCGATGGCGTGGCGCGCCAGGTCTATCTGAGCGAGGGGCCTCATCCGGTGGCCGCCGCCGGCGTGCCGCACCTGGCCGCGGTGATGGCGGCGTTCGGGCACGCCGGAGAGCCGCCCGGCATCGCGCGCCAGGAGCCGGCCCGGATCACCGAGGCCAACGGCTGGGAGCGCAGCGGCCGCCTGCGCATCCCGTATGCCGGCCCGCCCGGCACCTTTGCCCGCGTGTCGGCGAGCGACGTGCTGGACGGCCGCTCCAATCCCGCCATCTTCGCCGGCAAGGCCGTGCTGATCGGCGCGCTGGCCACCGGCATGGGCGACGTGCTGCCGACGCCGGTGTCGCGCGATGGCCGCGGCATGAGCGGGGTGGAGATCCTGGCCAATACCGTGCAGGCGCTGGCCGACGGCGACGCCATCGTGGCGGTGCCGCGCGCGTGGCAGGTCGGCGGCACGCTGCTGGCGGTGCTGCTGGCCGCACTGGCCGCGCTGCGCCTGCCCCCGCGCGGCGCGCTGGTGGCCACCGGGCTGCTGCTGGCCGCCCTGCTGGGCGGCTCGCTGTTGCTGCTGGCGCTGGCGCGGCTGTGGTTCGCGCCCGCCGCCGCGGCGCTGGGCTGCGTGCTGTTCTACCCGCTGTGGAGCTGGCTGCGCCAGGAGGCGGCCCTGCGCTTCCTTACCGACGAACTGGCGCGGCTGGAACGCGAGCCCGGCCTGATTGCCGCGCCGCGCCATACCGGCGCCACGCTCGACAGCCGCATGCGCGCCGTCTACGGCATGAGCGCGCAGCTGCGCGGCACGCGCCGCTTCCTGTCCGATGGCCTGGAAAGTCTGCCCGATGCCACCGCGATCTGCGACCTGGATGGCGGCGTGATGTTGGCCAACCGGCGCTGCGTGGCGCTGGCGCCCGCCGTGCTGGACGGCGAGCCCGCGCGCGCGCCGGGCGAGGCCGGGCCGCCGCGGCCGGCCATCCACGCGCTGATCGAGGCGCTCTTTCCCGCGCCGGCACCGGCCCTGGCGTACTGGCAGGCGCTGCACGACCGCCACGCCGGCGCCCGCATCGCCCCGGCCCCGGTCCCCGACGGCGGCATCGAGGTGGCCGGGCGCGGCGACCGCCGCTACCTGCTGCATGGTGCGCCGCTGCATGCCGAGGCCGGCGCCGTGGCCGGCCTGATCGTCAGCGTGATCGACATCACTGCGATCCGCATTGCCGAGCGCCAGCGCGAGCAGATGCTGCGCTTCCTGTCGCACGACATGCGCTCGCCGCAGGCCTCGATCCTGGCCTTGATCGAGCTGCATGAGCGCCGCGCGCGGCGCGATGGCGCAGCCACCGGCGATGTCGCCACGGACAGCAGCGTGCTGGCCCGTATCGCCGCGCATGCACGCCGCACGATGACGCTGGCCGACGACTTCATCAGCGTCGCGCGCGCGGAGTCGAAGACCCTGGCGTTCATGGAAGTGGAACTGGGTGGCCTGGTGCTGGATGCGACGGACCAGCTCTGGGCACTGGCCAAGGCCCGCGACGTGACGCTGCAGATCGACCTGCCTGACGACCCCGCGGTGCTGCAGGGTGAACCGACGCTGCTGGCACGCGCCATCGCCAACCTGGTCAGCAATGCGATCAAGTTCAGCCCGCAAGGGGAGACCGTGACGGTCTCGCTCACGCGTGAGCCGGGCAGCTTTGTCGTTGCAGTGCAGGACCACGGGCCGGGGATTGCCGAGGCCGACCAGGCTCGATTGTTCGAACCGTTCGCGCGCCTGCATGAGGGACAGCAGGGCGCGCCGGAAGGCGCGGGCCTGGGGCTGGTGCTGGTGCGGGCCGTGGCCGAGCGGCATGGCGGCAAGGCCAGCGTGCGCAGTGCGGCTGGCGCGGGGGCGGTGTTCCGCATCGAATTGCCTGTGGCCTGA
- the pelG gene encoding exopolysaccharide Pel transporter PelG gives MAGIGFELRKMLRRDNLSGMLSAYAYAGIISSGPWILSIVGILLIGMLSLPFVVPGSLITQFQVSVTYLIAGSLILTGPMQLAFTRFTSDRLFEKRDHLVLSNYHAVALLATVLSGGIGVACAVFSFGEQSVLYRLLMVAGFVVLSNIWIAAIFLSSMKQYKAIVWTFLLGYAISVGAALALRGHGLEGLLGGFAAGQLCLLTGMVTLIYRNYTSRQFMSFEVFQRRYAYPSLVAIGLLYNLGIWIDKFMFWYAPSTGQQVIGPLHASIIYDIPVFLAYLAIIPGMAVFLVRIETDFVEYYDAFYNAVRGGSSLEHIEDMRNTMVQTIRLGLYEIVKVQAIAALLLFAVGVWVLRLLGISELYLPLLYVDVIGASLQVVLLGVLNIYFYLDRRREVLLLTATFVVLNFALTLLTLHLGPAWYGYGFAVSLLVVVALALYLLDRKLDRLEYETYMLQ, from the coding sequence ATGGCTGGCATTGGATTCGAGCTGCGCAAGATGCTGCGGCGGGACAACCTGTCGGGCATGCTGAGCGCCTACGCGTATGCCGGCATCATCAGCTCCGGGCCGTGGATCCTGTCGATCGTCGGCATCCTGCTGATCGGCATGCTGAGCCTGCCCTTCGTGGTGCCGGGCTCGCTGATCACGCAGTTCCAGGTGTCGGTGACCTACCTGATCGCCGGCAGCCTGATCCTGACCGGGCCGATGCAGCTGGCGTTCACGCGCTTCACCTCGGACCGGCTGTTCGAGAAGCGCGACCACCTGGTCCTGAGCAACTACCACGCGGTGGCGCTGCTGGCGACGGTGCTGTCGGGCGGCATCGGCGTGGCGTGCGCAGTGTTCAGCTTCGGCGAGCAGTCGGTGCTGTACCGGCTGCTGATGGTGGCGGGGTTCGTGGTGCTGAGCAATATCTGGATTGCCGCGATCTTCCTGTCGAGCATGAAGCAGTACAAGGCCATCGTGTGGACCTTCCTGCTGGGCTATGCGATCTCGGTCGGGGCCGCGCTGGCGCTGCGCGGCCACGGGCTGGAAGGGCTGCTGGGCGGTTTCGCCGCCGGCCAGCTGTGCCTGCTGACCGGCATGGTGACGCTGATCTACCGCAACTACACCAGCCGCCAGTTCATGTCGTTCGAGGTGTTCCAGCGCCGCTATGCCTACCCCAGCCTGGTCGCGATCGGCCTGCTGTACAACCTGGGTATCTGGATCGACAAGTTCATGTTCTGGTACGCGCCCTCCACGGGGCAGCAGGTGATCGGACCGCTGCATGCGTCGATCATCTACGACATCCCGGTGTTCCTGGCCTACCTGGCGATCATCCCCGGCATGGCGGTGTTCCTGGTGCGCATCGAGACCGATTTCGTCGAGTACTACGACGCGTTCTACAACGCGGTGCGCGGCGGCAGCTCGCTCGAGCATATCGAGGACATGCGCAACACCATGGTCCAGACCATCCGGCTGGGTTTGTACGAGATCGTCAAGGTGCAGGCCATCGCCGCGCTGCTGCTGTTTGCGGTGGGCGTGTGGGTGCTGCGGCTGCTGGGCATTTCCGAGCTGTACCTGCCGCTGCTGTACGTGGACGTGATCGGCGCCAGCCTGCAGGTGGTGCTGCTGGGGGTGCTCAATATCTACTTCTACCTGGACCGCCGCCGCGAGGTGCTGCTGCTGACCGCGACCTTCGTGGTGCTGAACTTCGCGCTGACGCTGCTGACGCTGCACCTGGGACCGGCGTGGTACGGCTACGGATTTGCGGTGTCGCTGCTGGTGGTGGTGGCGCTGGCGCTGTACCTGCTGGACCGCAAGCTGGACCGGCTGGAGTACGAGACCTACATGCTGCAATAG
- a CDS encoding heavy metal response regulator transcription factor, translating into MKLLVVEDESKTGEYLRQGLTEAGFVVDLVANGLDGQHLAMTEPYDLVILDVMLPDVDGWRIVQALRAAENAVPVLFLTARDSVADRVKGLELGADDYLVKPFAFSELLARVRTLLRRGTAQMALDRIQVADLMLDLGRRRATRAGRRITLTSKEFALLELLARRRGEVLPRSLIASQVWDMNFDSDSNVIDVAIRRLRAKIDDEFEPKLIQTVRGMGYVLEAPEAAEDAE; encoded by the coding sequence GTGAAACTGCTAGTGGTGGAGGACGAGTCCAAGACCGGCGAATACCTGCGCCAGGGGCTGACCGAGGCGGGCTTTGTCGTCGACCTGGTGGCCAACGGGCTGGACGGCCAGCATCTGGCGATGACCGAGCCCTATGACCTGGTCATCCTGGATGTGATGCTGCCGGACGTCGACGGCTGGCGCATCGTGCAGGCGCTGCGCGCCGCGGAGAACGCCGTGCCGGTGCTGTTCCTGACAGCGCGCGACAGCGTGGCCGACCGCGTCAAGGGGCTGGAGCTGGGTGCGGACGACTACCTGGTCAAGCCCTTCGCCTTTTCCGAGCTGCTCGCGCGGGTGCGCACGCTGCTGCGCCGGGGCACGGCACAGATGGCGCTGGACCGCATCCAGGTGGCCGACCTGATGCTGGACCTGGGCCGCCGCCGGGCCACGCGCGCCGGTCGCCGCATCACGCTGACCAGCAAGGAGTTCGCCTTGCTGGAACTGCTGGCACGCCGCCGCGGCGAAGTGCTGCCGCGCTCGCTGATCGCCTCGCAGGTGTGGGACATGAACTTCGACAGCGACAGCAATGTCATCGACGTCGCCATCCGGCGCCTGCGCGCAAAGATCGACGATGAGTTCGAGCCCAAGCTGATCCAGACCGTGCGCGGCATGGGCTATGTGCTGGAAGCCCCCGAGGCAGCGGAGGACGCTGAATGA
- a CDS encoding copper resistance system multicopper oxidase, whose product MRRHPSTGLVLPDLPRRRFVQGLVAGGVVASLAGVGGSAWAQHAGQRAGQAAPAGSGSAPVLRGTEFDLVIGESLVNFTGKPAIATTINGMLPGPTLRWREGDTVTIRVTNRLREATSIHWHGIILPYEMDGVPGISFAGIPPGETFTYRFKVAQTGSYWYHSHSGFQEMTGVYGGIVIDPASGQETVRADRDHTVLLSDWTDEDPMRVLTKLKIQGDYYNYNQPTVVDFFRDVSRDGLKQALDKRSMWNQMRMSPTDLADLSSATLTHLANGVTPAGNWTGLFRRGESVRLRFINGSGNTFYDVRIPGLKLRVVQVDGQNIDPVTVDEFRFGPGETCDAIVEPRDDAYTLFAQSMDRTGYARGSLAVREGLAAPVPALDQAEWLTMTDMMGAMTGHGGHGGHGGMQHGAMPMQGMDHAGMDHSQHAMAAADPLKVPSKTARHARTEYGPGTDMRVDMARTNLDDPGIGLRNNGRRVLTLADQHTIGGAMDARGPGREVELHLTGNMERYTWSFDGVEFGKSTPIYFKHGERLRVILHNDTMMTHPMHLHGMWSELEAPDGSFQARRHTIPVQPAQRISFLVTADALGRWAWHCHLMLHMDAGMFREVVVA is encoded by the coding sequence ATGCGACGCCACCCCAGTACCGGCCTTGTGCTGCCCGATTTACCCCGCCGCCGCTTCGTGCAAGGGCTGGTTGCCGGCGGCGTGGTGGCCAGCCTTGCCGGCGTTGGCGGCAGCGCGTGGGCGCAGCATGCGGGCCAGCGCGCCGGGCAGGCTGCCCCGGCCGGCTCCGGCTCGGCGCCGGTCCTGCGCGGCACCGAGTTCGACCTGGTGATCGGCGAGTCGCTGGTCAACTTTACCGGCAAGCCGGCCATCGCCACCACCATCAACGGCATGCTGCCCGGCCCGACGCTGCGCTGGCGCGAGGGCGACACGGTCACCATCCGCGTGACCAACCGCTTGCGCGAGGCCACCTCGATCCACTGGCACGGCATCATCCTGCCGTACGAGATGGACGGCGTGCCGGGCATCAGCTTTGCCGGCATTCCGCCCGGCGAGACCTTCACTTACCGCTTCAAGGTCGCGCAGACCGGCAGCTACTGGTACCACTCGCATTCCGGCTTCCAGGAAATGACCGGGGTGTACGGCGGCATCGTCATCGATCCGGCCTCTGGGCAGGAAACCGTGCGGGCCGACCGCGACCACACAGTGCTGCTGTCGGACTGGACCGACGAAGACCCGATGCGGGTGCTGACCAAGCTCAAGATCCAGGGCGACTACTACAACTACAACCAGCCGACGGTGGTCGACTTCTTCCGCGACGTCTCGCGCGACGGGCTGAAGCAGGCGCTGGACAAGCGCAGCATGTGGAACCAGATGCGGATGAGCCCGACCGACCTGGCGGACCTGTCCAGCGCCACGCTGACGCACCTGGCCAACGGCGTCACCCCGGCCGGCAACTGGACCGGGCTGTTCCGGCGCGGCGAATCCGTGCGGCTGCGCTTTATCAACGGCTCGGGCAACACCTTCTATGACGTGCGCATCCCCGGACTGAAGCTGCGGGTGGTGCAGGTCGATGGCCAGAATATCGACCCGGTCACGGTCGACGAATTCCGCTTCGGCCCCGGCGAGACCTGCGACGCCATCGTCGAGCCGCGCGACGACGCCTACACCCTGTTCGCGCAGTCGATGGACCGTACCGGCTATGCGCGCGGCTCGCTGGCGGTCAGGGAAGGGCTGGCGGCGCCGGTGCCCGCGCTCGACCAGGCCGAATGGCTGACCATGACCGACATGATGGGCGCGATGACAGGCCACGGCGGGCATGGCGGACACGGTGGCATGCAGCACGGCGCGATGCCGATGCAGGGCATGGACCACGCCGGCATGGATCACAGCCAGCACGCCATGGCCGCCGCCGATCCGCTCAAGGTCCCCAGCAAGACCGCCCGCCACGCCCGCACCGAATACGGTCCGGGCACCGACATGCGCGTCGACATGGCCCGCACCAACCTGGACGATCCCGGCATCGGCCTGCGCAACAACGGCAGGCGCGTGCTGACCCTGGCCGACCAGCACACCATCGGCGGCGCCATGGATGCGCGCGGCCCCGGGCGCGAGGTCGAGCTGCACCTGACCGGCAATATGGAGCGCTACACCTGGTCCTTCGACGGCGTCGAGTTCGGCAAGTCGACGCCGATCTACTTCAAGCACGGCGAACGGCTGCGCGTGATTCTGCACAACGACACCATGATGACCCACCCCATGCACCTGCACGGCATGTGGAGCGAGTTGGAAGCGCCGGACGGCAGCTTCCAGGCGCGGCGCCACACCATCCCCGTGCAGCCGGCGCAGCGCATCAGCTTCCTGGTCACCGCCGATGCGCTGGGGCGCTGGGCCTGGCATTGCCACCTGATGCTGCATATGGATGCGGGCATGTTCCGCGAAGTGGTGGTGGCGTGA